In Erwinia sp. SLM-02, one genomic interval encodes:
- the ssb1 gene encoding single-stranded DNA-binding protein SSB1, with translation MASRGVNKVILVGNLGQDPEVRYMPNGGAVANITLATSESWRDKQTGETKEKTEWHRVVLFGKLAEVAGEYLRKGSQVYIEGALQTRKWTDQAGVEKYTTEVVVNVGGTMQMLGGRAQGGGAPAGGGQGQNNNNGWGQPQQPQGGNQFSGGAQSRPQQQPQQNSAPANNEPPMDFDDDIPF, from the coding sequence ATGGCCAGCAGAGGCGTAAACAAAGTTATTTTAGTTGGGAATCTGGGGCAAGATCCGGAAGTCCGCTACATGCCAAATGGCGGTGCCGTTGCCAACATTACTCTGGCTACGTCCGAAAGCTGGCGTGACAAGCAGACCGGTGAAACCAAAGAGAAGACCGAGTGGCACCGCGTTGTGCTGTTCGGCAAGCTGGCGGAAGTGGCCGGTGAATACCTGCGTAAGGGTTCCCAGGTGTATATCGAAGGTGCACTGCAGACCCGCAAATGGACCGACCAGGCCGGCGTAGAAAAATACACCACCGAAGTTGTGGTTAACGTGGGCGGCACCATGCAGATGCTGGGCGGCCGTGCACAGGGCGGCGGCGCACCGGCAGGCGGCGGCCAGGGCCAGAACAACAACAACGGCTGGGGCCAGCCACAGCAGCCACAGGGCGGCAACCAGTTCAGCGGTGGCGCGCAGTCTCGCCCGCAGCAGCAGCCACAGCAGAACAGCGCACCGGCGAACAACGAACCGCCAATGGACTTTGATGACGATATTCCGTTCTAA
- the uvrA gene encoding excinuclease ABC subunit UvrA — MDKIEVRGARTHNLKNINLIIPRDKLIVVTGLSGSGKSSLAFDTLYAEGQRRYVESLSAYARQFLSLMEKPDVDHIEGLSPAISIEQKSTSHNPRSTVGTITEIHDYLRLLFARVGEPRCPDHDVTLAAQTVSQMVDNVLAEPEGRRLMLLAPIIKERKGEHTKTLENLASQGYIRARIDGEVCDLSDPPKLELQKKHTIEVVVDRFKVREDLAQRLAESFETALELSGGTAVVADMDDPKAEELLFSANFACPVCGYSMSELEPRLFSFNNPAGACPTCDGLGVQQYFDPDRVVQNPDLSLAGGAIRGWDRRNFYYFQMLRSLADHLGFDIEAPFSSLKEYDRKVILYGSGKENIEFKYVNDRGDTSVRRHPFEGVLHNMERRYKETESSAVREELAKFISNRACASCSGTRLRREARHVFVENTTLPTISDMSIGHAMTFFENMKLSGQRAKIAEKVLKEIGDRLRFLVNVGLNYLSMSRSAETLSGGEAQRIRLASQIGAGLVGVMYVLDEPSIGLHQRDNERLLETLVHLRNLGNTVIVVEHDEDAIRAADHVIDIGPGAGVHGGQIVAEGTVDDIMAVEESLTGQFLSGKRGIAIPAERVKGDPEKVLKLTGASGNNLKDVTLTLPVGLFTCITGVSGSGKSTLINDTLFPIAQRQLNGATIAEPAPYREVSGMEHFDKVIDIDQSPIGRTPRSNPATYTGIFTPVRELFAGVPESRTRGYTPGRFSFNVRGGRCEACQGDGVLKVEMHFLPDIYVPCDQCKGKRYNRETLEVKYKGKSIHEVLEMTIEEAREFFDAVPALARKLQTLIDVGLSYIRLGQSATTLSGGEAQRVKLARELSKRGTGQTLYILDEPTTGLHFADIQQLLEVLHQLRDQGNTIVVIEHNLDVIKTADWIVDLGPEGGSGGGEILVSGTPETVAECEKSHTARFLKPLLAK, encoded by the coding sequence ATGGATAAGATCGAAGTACGGGGTGCCCGCACCCACAATCTGAAAAATATTAACCTGATCATTCCGCGCGATAAACTGATCGTCGTCACCGGCCTGTCAGGTTCCGGTAAGTCCTCGCTGGCGTTCGATACGCTGTATGCCGAGGGCCAGCGCCGCTACGTGGAGTCGCTCTCCGCCTATGCGCGTCAGTTTCTTTCGCTGATGGAAAAGCCGGACGTTGACCATATTGAGGGGCTGTCACCGGCGATCTCAATTGAGCAGAAGTCCACCTCGCACAACCCGCGTTCCACCGTCGGGACCATTACTGAAATTCACGACTACCTGCGCCTGCTGTTTGCCCGCGTCGGCGAGCCGCGCTGCCCGGATCACGATGTGACGCTGGCCGCGCAGACCGTCAGCCAGATGGTGGACAACGTGCTGGCGGAGCCGGAAGGCCGCCGCCTGATGCTGCTGGCGCCGATTATCAAAGAGCGTAAGGGCGAGCACACCAAGACGTTGGAAAACCTCGCCAGTCAGGGGTATATCCGCGCCCGCATCGACGGCGAAGTCTGCGATCTTTCCGATCCACCGAAGCTGGAGCTGCAGAAGAAGCACACCATTGAAGTGGTCGTCGATCGCTTTAAGGTGCGTGAAGATCTGGCCCAGCGCCTGGCGGAGTCGTTTGAAACCGCGCTGGAGCTGTCCGGCGGCACCGCCGTGGTGGCCGATATGGACGATCCGAAGGCCGAAGAGCTGCTGTTCTCAGCCAACTTCGCCTGTCCTGTCTGCGGTTACAGCATGAGCGAGCTGGAACCGCGCCTGTTCTCCTTTAACAACCCCGCCGGTGCCTGCCCGACCTGCGACGGGCTGGGCGTGCAGCAGTATTTCGATCCGGATCGCGTGGTGCAGAACCCCGATCTGTCGCTGGCCGGTGGGGCCATTCGCGGCTGGGATCGTCGTAACTTCTACTACTTCCAGATGCTGCGCTCGCTGGCCGATCACCTCGGCTTCGACATTGAAGCGCCGTTCAGCTCGCTGAAAGAGTACGACCGCAAGGTCATTCTTTACGGCTCCGGCAAAGAGAATATCGAATTCAAATACGTTAACGATCGCGGTGATACCTCGGTGCGCCGGCATCCGTTTGAAGGCGTGCTGCATAATATGGAGCGCCGCTACAAAGAGACGGAATCCTCCGCCGTGCGTGAGGAGCTGGCGAAGTTTATCAGCAACCGCGCCTGCGCCAGCTGCAGCGGCACGCGCCTGCGTCGCGAAGCGCGCCACGTTTTTGTTGAGAACACCACGCTGCCGACCATCTCGGATATGAGCATCGGCCACGCGATGACCTTCTTCGAAAATATGAAGCTCAGCGGCCAGCGCGCGAAAATCGCCGAGAAGGTGCTGAAAGAGATTGGCGATCGCCTGCGCTTCCTCGTTAACGTTGGTCTGAACTACCTTTCCATGTCCCGTTCGGCGGAAACGCTCTCCGGCGGCGAGGCGCAGCGTATCCGCCTCGCCAGCCAGATCGGTGCCGGGCTGGTTGGCGTGATGTACGTGCTGGATGAACCCTCTATCGGCCTGCATCAGCGCGACAACGAGCGCCTGCTGGAAACGCTGGTCCACCTGCGTAATCTCGGCAACACGGTGATCGTGGTGGAGCATGATGAAGACGCGATCCGCGCCGCCGATCACGTGATCGATATCGGTCCGGGCGCGGGCGTTCACGGCGGGCAGATCGTCGCGGAAGGCACCGTGGACGACATCATGGCGGTTGAGGAATCCCTCACCGGCCAGTTCCTCAGCGGCAAGCGCGGGATTGCCATTCCCGCCGAGCGGGTCAAGGGCGATCCGGAGAAGGTGCTGAAGCTGACCGGGGCCAGCGGCAACAACCTGAAGGACGTGACGCTGACCCTGCCGGTCGGGCTGTTCACCTGCATTACCGGGGTTTCCGGCTCCGGTAAATCCACGCTGATTAACGATACGCTGTTCCCTATCGCCCAGCGTCAGCTGAACGGTGCCACTATTGCCGAACCGGCCCCGTACCGCGAAGTCAGCGGCATGGAGCATTTCGACAAGGTGATCGATATCGATCAGAGCCCGATTGGCCGCACGCCGCGCTCTAACCCGGCTACCTATACCGGGATTTTCACCCCGGTACGTGAGCTGTTTGCCGGCGTGCCGGAGTCGCGCACCCGCGGCTACACGCCGGGCCGCTTCAGCTTTAACGTCCGCGGCGGGCGCTGCGAAGCCTGCCAGGGCGACGGCGTGCTGAAGGTGGAGATGCACTTCCTGCCGGATATCTACGTGCCGTGCGACCAGTGTAAGGGCAAGCGCTATAACCGCGAGACGCTGGAAGTGAAGTACAAAGGCAAGAGCATCCACGAAGTGCTGGAGATGACCATTGAAGAAGCGCGTGAGTTCTTCGATGCCGTTCCGGCGCTGGCGCGCAAGCTGCAAACGCTGATCGACGTGGGCCTGTCCTATATTCGCCTCGGCCAGTCGGCGACCACGCTCTCCGGCGGCGAAGCGCAGCGCGTTAAGCTGGCGCGCGAGCTGTCCAAGCGCGGTACCGGCCAGACGCTGTATATCCTGGATGAGCCGACCACCGGTCTGCACTTTGCCGATATCCAGCAGCTGCTGGAAGTGCTGCATCAGCTGCGCGACCAGGGCAACACCATCGTGGTGATTGAGCACAATCTTGACGTGATCAAAACCGCGGACTGGATCGTTGACCTGGGGCCGGAGGGCGGCAGCGGCGGCGGCGAGATCCTGGTATCCGGTACGCCGGAAACCGTTGCCGAGTGCGAGAAGTCCCACACCGCGCGCTTCCTGAAGCCGCTGCTGGCGAAATAA
- a CDS encoding NAD(P)-dependent alcohol dehydrogenase translates to MNITHAYAAQDAKSRLAPFEFQPRELREHDVQIEVLYCGVCHSDLHQARNEWRNTIFPVVPGHEIVGRVTAVGAHGHKYKVGELVGVGCMVDSCRTCDSCKEDLEQYCEEGFVGTYNGQDRISGDITYGGYATQVVVHEDFVLRVPENLDPAAAAPLLCAGITTFSPLNHWGVGPGKKVGIVGLGGLGHMGVKIAHAMGAHVVLFTTSPSKIEDGKRLGADEVVISKDADQMAAHANSFDFILNTVAAQHDLNPFITLLRRDGTMTLVGAPEHDHPSPQVFNLIFKRRSIAGSLIGGIKETQEMLDFCGKHNITSDIELININQINEAYERMLKSDVKYRFVIDIDTLRA, encoded by the coding sequence ATGAACATTACGCATGCTTATGCCGCCCAGGACGCAAAATCCAGACTGGCTCCGTTCGAGTTCCAGCCGCGTGAACTGCGGGAACATGATGTGCAAATTGAAGTGCTGTACTGTGGCGTATGCCACTCGGACCTGCACCAGGCACGCAATGAATGGCGTAACACCATTTTCCCGGTGGTGCCGGGCCACGAAATCGTGGGACGCGTGACCGCCGTCGGCGCGCACGGCCATAAATACAAGGTAGGCGAGCTGGTTGGGGTTGGCTGCATGGTCGACTCCTGTCGCACCTGCGACAGCTGTAAAGAAGACCTGGAGCAGTACTGCGAAGAGGGCTTCGTTGGCACCTATAACGGTCAGGATCGCATCAGCGGCGACATTACCTACGGTGGCTACGCCACTCAGGTGGTTGTGCATGAAGACTTCGTGCTGCGCGTGCCGGAAAACCTCGATCCTGCCGCCGCCGCGCCGCTGCTCTGCGCCGGTATCACCACCTTCTCGCCGCTCAACCACTGGGGCGTGGGTCCGGGTAAGAAAGTCGGCATCGTCGGCCTGGGTGGCCTGGGTCATATGGGCGTGAAAATTGCCCATGCGATGGGCGCGCACGTCGTGCTGTTTACCACTTCGCCGTCAAAAATCGAAGACGGTAAGCGCCTGGGCGCGGATGAAGTGGTGATCTCGAAGGATGCCGACCAGATGGCGGCGCATGCCAACAGCTTCGACTTTATCCTGAACACCGTGGCCGCACAGCACGATCTGAACCCGTTTATCACCCTGCTGCGCCGCGACGGCACCATGACGCTGGTTGGCGCACCGGAACACGACCACCCTTCACCGCAGGTGTTTAACCTGATCTTTAAACGCCGCAGCATTGCCGGTTCGCTGATTGGCGGCATTAAAGAAACCCAGGAGATGCTGGATTTCTGCGGTAAACACAACATCACCTCCGATATTGAGCTAATCAATATTAATCAGATTAACGAGGCCTACGAGCGGATGCTGAAAAGCGACGTGAAGTATCGCTTCGTGATTGATATCGATACGCTGCGGGCGTAA
- a CDS encoding ABC transporter substrate-binding protein → MHSLRVLKRSLAALCCAGMLSAVAAPAFAAEADTVKMGVEPWLGYGQWHVAADQKLFEKQGLKKVEVINFAEDKDINAALASGQIDAANIATHTAIGMISAGLPIKIVMVLDQSNTADAMLVTKDIATLQDLKGKQVAYEEGTTSDILLRSALASAGLKFSDIKPVPMPAASAGSSIIAGRVPVAVTYEPYLTVAMKGDPSLKMLYSGSSDPGLISDVLVVHDDFIKNHPEAIKALIKTWDSSLNYYNAHTTEARAIISKAVGASPEDLHTAFDGVKYFSLADNKKLLSHDFSEKTFPHLLKAATDAGIVSQPVTPQQTIDASFVNNP, encoded by the coding sequence ATGCATTCTCTCCGTGTATTGAAACGTTCGCTGGCCGCACTGTGCTGTGCCGGGATGTTATCCGCAGTGGCTGCCCCTGCTTTTGCCGCGGAAGCGGACACCGTCAAAATGGGCGTTGAACCCTGGCTGGGCTACGGTCAGTGGCATGTGGCGGCAGATCAGAAACTGTTTGAGAAACAGGGGCTGAAAAAGGTCGAGGTGATTAACTTTGCCGAAGATAAAGATATCAATGCCGCGCTGGCCAGCGGGCAGATCGATGCCGCGAATATCGCTACCCACACCGCCATCGGAATGATCTCCGCCGGGTTGCCGATTAAAATCGTGATGGTGTTGGACCAGAGTAATACCGCCGATGCGATGCTGGTGACCAAAGATATCGCGACGCTGCAGGACCTGAAGGGCAAGCAGGTGGCCTATGAAGAAGGCACCACCAGCGATATTCTGCTGCGCAGCGCGCTGGCCTCCGCCGGGCTGAAGTTCTCCGATATTAAACCGGTGCCCATGCCAGCGGCCTCGGCGGGCAGCAGCATTATCGCCGGGCGCGTCCCGGTCGCCGTGACCTATGAACCGTATCTGACCGTGGCGATGAAAGGCGATCCGAGCCTGAAGATGCTGTACAGCGGCTCGTCCGATCCCGGCCTGATCAGCGATGTGCTGGTGGTCCACGATGATTTTATTAAAAATCATCCCGAAGCCATTAAAGCGCTGATTAAAACGTGGGACAGCTCGCTGAATTACTACAACGCCCACACCACGGAAGCCCGCGCCATTATTTCCAAAGCGGTGGGTGCCTCGCCGGAAGATCTCCATACCGCCTTTGACGGCGTGAAATACTTCTCTCTGGCGGATAATAAAAAACTGTTATCCCATGATTTTAGTGAAAAAACCTTCCCTCACCTGCTGAAAGCGGCGACGGATGCCGGCATTGTCAGCCAGCCGGTGACCCCGCAGCAGACTATTGATGCCAGCTTCGTTAATAACCCCTAG
- a CDS encoding ABC transporter permease, translated as MSVVEQQKTPQQSKKRRRRSNLLTIGKSPSRSQFLSIAIGVFALLIFVWWLATSMGAIKPIFLPGIERVWQRMVALAADGTLQSDIESSLYRIIIAFTISSVMAIVIGVLAGCYGLAKAIVEPLVDFVRYMPVVAFVPLTILWTGTDDFQKFLVIWIGTFFQQVLMMIDAVKRVPPDFIGLGRTLGMSDRKILLRIVIPSALPAIWDALRISIGWAWTWLVLAELVASTSGLGYRIVVSQRYFQTDTIIGYILLLGLLGLITDQIMRALERVLFRYNRRRS; from the coding sequence ATGAGTGTGGTTGAGCAGCAAAAAACACCTCAACAATCAAAAAAACGGCGCAGGCGCAGCAATCTGCTCACTATCGGGAAATCGCCTTCGCGCTCGCAGTTCCTGAGCATCGCCATCGGCGTATTTGCCCTGCTGATTTTTGTCTGGTGGCTGGCGACCTCAATGGGCGCCATTAAACCGATTTTCTTACCGGGAATTGAACGCGTCTGGCAGCGGATGGTCGCGCTGGCAGCAGACGGCACGCTGCAGAGTGATATTGAGAGCAGCCTGTACCGCATTATCATCGCCTTTACGATTTCATCGGTGATGGCGATCGTCATCGGCGTGCTGGCGGGCTGCTATGGCCTGGCGAAGGCGATTGTCGAACCGCTGGTCGATTTCGTGCGCTATATGCCGGTGGTGGCCTTTGTGCCGCTGACCATCCTGTGGACCGGCACCGACGATTTTCAGAAATTCCTGGTGATCTGGATTGGTACCTTCTTCCAGCAGGTGCTGATGATGATCGACGCCGTGAAGCGCGTTCCGCCTGATTTCATTGGCCTGGGCCGCACGCTGGGCATGTCGGACCGTAAGATCCTGCTGCGCATCGTGATCCCCTCCGCCCTGCCCGCCATCTGGGACGCGCTGCGCATCAGCATCGGCTGGGCCTGGACGTGGCTGGTGCTGGCCGAACTGGTGGCGTCCACCTCGGGCCTCGGCTACCGCATCGTGGTGTCCCAGCGCTATTTCCAGACCGATACCATTATTGGTTACATCCTGCTGCTTGGCCTGCTGGGCCTGATCACCGACCAGATTATGCGTGCCCTGGAGCGCGTGCTGTTCCGCTATAACCGGAGACGTTCCTGA
- a CDS encoding ABC transporter ATP-binding protein, whose protein sequence is MATLTLNKLEKSFPLGKGYRRVLHGIDLTLNDNEFVSIVGTSGCGKSTLLSIAAGLEDFDGGDVLVDGVPIEGPGLDRGVVFQSYTLLPWLTARGNIEFALKAAGTPASECRDIAQQHLELVKLGNAADRWPGELSGGMKQRVAIARALSYRPKILLMDEPFGALDAMTRHQMQQLLVEIWEKHRLTVMFVTHDIEEAVWLSDRIVVMGQGHIDSTFDVTLPRPRHESINRTAEFIELQHDVLSRIQQHAIG, encoded by the coding sequence ATGGCGACGCTAACGCTAAACAAGCTGGAAAAAAGTTTTCCCCTCGGCAAGGGCTATCGCCGCGTGCTGCACGGCATTGACCTGACGCTGAATGACAATGAGTTCGTGTCGATCGTCGGCACGTCCGGCTGCGGTAAAAGCACCCTGCTGTCGATTGCCGCCGGGCTGGAAGATTTTGACGGCGGTGATGTGCTGGTCGACGGCGTGCCGATCGAAGGCCCGGGGCTGGATCGCGGCGTGGTGTTTCAGTCCTACACCTTGCTGCCGTGGCTGACCGCGCGCGGCAATATTGAGTTTGCCCTCAAGGCGGCGGGCACTCCGGCCAGCGAATGCCGCGATATCGCCCAGCAGCATCTGGAGCTGGTCAAGCTCGGCAACGCCGCCGATCGCTGGCCGGGGGAGCTTTCGGGCGGTATGAAGCAGCGCGTGGCGATTGCCCGGGCGCTGTCCTACCGGCCGAAAATTTTGCTGATGGACGAGCCGTTTGGCGCGCTGGATGCCATGACCCGCCACCAGATGCAGCAGCTGCTGGTGGAGATTTGGGAAAAGCATCGCCTGACAGTGATGTTTGTCACCCACGACATTGAGGAAGCGGTCTGGCTTTCCGACCGTATCGTGGTAATGGGCCAGGGGCATATCGATTCCACTTTCGACGTCACCCTGCCGCGCCCGCGCCATGAAAGCATTAACCGCACCGCAGAATTCATCGAGCTGCAGCACGACGTGCTGAGCCGCATTCAACAACACGCGATTGGCTAA
- the hisD gene encoding histidinol dehydrogenase yields MSVTFHDLSASTELPADLFKRTESDLSFFVEKVKPIIAAVKEEGDSALIRFAREFDGVQPESFSVRAEEHEFEEAFARVDAEVIEAIRFSVENVRAFHEAQKPEEMWWKEMRPGAFAGDRHVPIDAVACYVPRGKGSFPSVLIMTTVPAVVAGVPRAVVITPPGPDGRVDDATLIAARLVGITEVYKCGGAQGVAAVAYGTQSVPKCLKIVGPGSPWVVAAKRQLSHLIDPGIPAGPSESLILADDSVSGALAALDLLIESEHGPDSSAYLVTSSRRVAEEAIAALPGYWETIGEKRAGFSRSVLGGTHGGVVLTKDFATAVEFVNQYAPEHLEILAEEPMAVMTQIRNAGEILLGEHTPITLGNFVLGPNAVLPTNSAAKTAGPLSVFDYMKRISVGYVTRAGYPQLATKAKRFAEYEGFPGHALAVSELRDRLLKGENHD; encoded by the coding sequence ATGTCTGTGACATTCCACGACCTGTCGGCTTCCACTGAATTACCCGCTGACCTTTTCAAACGTACTGAATCCGACCTGTCATTTTTCGTTGAGAAGGTGAAGCCGATTATTGCGGCGGTGAAGGAGGAAGGCGACAGCGCGCTGATCCGTTTTGCCCGCGAGTTTGACGGCGTGCAGCCGGAAAGCTTCTCGGTGCGTGCCGAAGAGCATGAGTTCGAAGAGGCCTTTGCGCGCGTCGATGCCGAGGTGATTGAGGCGATTCGCTTCTCGGTGGAGAACGTGCGTGCCTTCCACGAAGCGCAAAAGCCCGAAGAGATGTGGTGGAAAGAGATGCGCCCGGGCGCCTTCGCCGGGGACCGCCACGTGCCGATTGATGCGGTGGCCTGCTACGTGCCGCGCGGCAAGGGTTCATTCCCCAGCGTGCTGATTATGACCACCGTACCCGCCGTGGTGGCCGGGGTACCGCGCGCGGTGGTGATCACCCCGCCTGGCCCAGATGGTCGCGTGGATGATGCCACGCTGATCGCCGCACGCCTGGTCGGCATTACGGAAGTGTACAAGTGCGGCGGCGCACAGGGCGTGGCGGCGGTGGCTTACGGCACGCAGTCGGTGCCGAAATGCCTGAAGATTGTCGGCCCGGGCAGCCCGTGGGTGGTGGCCGCCAAGCGCCAGCTGTCTCATCTGATCGACCCGGGTATTCCGGCAGGCCCGAGCGAAAGCCTGATCCTCGCCGACGACTCCGTCAGCGGTGCGCTGGCGGCGCTGGATCTGTTGATCGAATCCGAGCACGGCCCGGACTCGTCGGCGTATCTGGTCACTTCCAGCCGCCGCGTGGCGGAAGAGGCGATTGCCGCGCTGCCGGGCTACTGGGAAACCATCGGTGAAAAGCGCGCCGGGTTCTCGCGCAGCGTGCTGGGCGGTACCCACGGCGGCGTGGTGCTGACCAAAGATTTCGCCACCGCCGTGGAGTTCGTCAATCAGTATGCGCCAGAGCATCTGGAAATTCTGGCAGAGGAACCGATGGCGGTGATGACGCAGATCCGCAACGCCGGGGAGATCCTGCTGGGCGAACACACGCCGATCACCCTGGGTAACTTCGTGCTGGGTCCGAATGCCGTTCTGCCAACCAACAGCGCCGCCAAAACCGCCGGCCCGCTGTCGGTGTTTGATTATATGAAGCGGATCTCCGTGGGCTACGTTACCCGCGCGGGCTACCCGCAGCTGGCCACCAAGGCCAAACGCTTTGCCGAGTACGAGGGCTTCCCGGGCCATGCGCTGGCCGTCTCAGAACTGCGCGACCGGCTGCTGAAAGGAGAGAATCATGACTGA